GCTCCTTTTAGCCCGACGACATTTATAGCCGACGGTTCCTCGTCGGGCATTTACTCTCCGACGGTTATTGCTTCCCGTCGGTTTTCAAAATAGTCGACGGTACATTTTTCCCGCTGGACTTAGTTATGACCATGAGGAGAACCAAACCGTCAGCTCGTTAGATGGTCGACACTGTATACGACCTTTCAGGAAACCTGTTAGCCGAGGGTGAGCGAACACCGCCAGGAAACCTGTTAGTCGAGGTGAGCAAACACCGTCAATTTATAAATTCACCAACAGTCTGAAGTCCCCATCGGCGTTCTGTATAACCGAGACATATTTTCCACCATAGGTCATTACTCACCCCTCATATATTTCTTTCACCAATGGGTGTTTCATTCCATAGCAATAATTCAGAATATTGGCATTCCAACAAATGCATCTCATACACAAGCACAAGGTATTGAGTTGCATCCAAATTGCATTAACCATAATTATCAAATGTCGAATGCAGAACAAAATAGTAGCTGAGATAGGCCACATTGTGCATAAGATAAATTGTCAACTAAGACAAATTTGTCCATAAGATAATAAAGTGTTTCAAATATCTAACATAACTACATTTTGGCATGACTTGAATATCATTAGACTTTTATAGCCAATCATCATCATCGCCATCGCCACCGCCATAGCCATAGTCATCCTCATCTCCGTAGTCATCATATTCCCCATGGCCATAGTGATCATAGTGCTCATCACCATACAGATCACCCTCGCCATAGTTATCATATCCCCCATTACCATagtagtcatcttcatcatcatttcCCTGACTCGTACTGCCTCCAGTCCTGCTTCCCATTCCCTAAGTAATGACAAGACTAGTTGTCAGTATAATGTAGCTGAAATTTAAGTGACCTACAGGAATCAAACTTAATTGTTCTAATTGACAGGTTATCTGCTAGCTGCTATATAACAGTATGATTATCCAGCATTATGATGCTTATTCACCTTTCGATCCTTCACATGAAATTTTCAGAGGAAACATGAATCAGCAGGAACACATATTCCATACAAATTTTCCAATTACTGTGCATATCTATTTGCGACCCCACTATCAACGGTGTTTACATTTTGCAGTCACATGACAAAGCCGAACGAGTGAACTAACAGACCACTATTAGCTAGTTTGGGCATATAGTAAACTAATTAAGAATGGCATGTACAAAAAGCATAAACTAGCAGCATGTGCCCCAAGGTGAAATAATATTTGCATGTATATGTATTATAATTGAAATGCATATGTACAGAGGCTTTACCGAACATGGTTCAACAATGCTTAGATAAAGGAAGAGTATCCGTAAGAAAAATATTCTGGATGGTTAGCCTAAATTCTTTCATGTCTAATAATTTGTTCCCTGCGACCTGAATAAATTATACATGAAGTACAAATAAATTATTGTTCATACTATCATATTTTTCCTATTAATGATTTTTGAATTAACATGGTTCAGTTTATCTAGTTTTGCACATAAGAAATGATAGCAAATTTAGATATGCAAGCAAACAAGGCATATGTACAGAGAAACAAGCATCACAACTGTAGGCTATCAAGTGTGGTCTTCACTGCATTTTTTCTCATAGATGTGTAGATAAACTTGTTCTATCAACCATCAAGTATTTACATGCAGCATCAGTCATTTCTCTTGGGTGATATAATCGTTTAGAGGAATGCGCCAATATAGTTAACCATGCATTTCTTTTCTAAATCTGTAATTAAAATATATGAAGGATCTGCATCTGTTGCTACTTTCCATGACCAAAAATCCTGCACCTGACTTGCACACACAAATTCTTTCTTGATGTGCTAATACATATGCAAAGACAAACACATAAATGGTGGAACAAGAAAAGGTCATCCCCAGACATGCGAGCACGACGACAATGAACTAACCTTTTCGGTTTGGTGTTGAGGCACATCACCTCGTCCCCTTTGAAATCCGCCTTCAGAATATGATGGAGACTATGTATCATACACAAAAAAACATTACTTAATGGTTCAATTGCTGAAAGCCTACCATTGAGATGGGTATAACTTACCAAGTCATCTGCTGCTGATTGCATTATGCCATCAAAGTCGACTCCCCCTTTCTCAGCCAAAGACTACAAACATCAGCATGTCAGCACAAACCTATTCACTCAAACTCCAATTTACAAGAGAAGACAAGATTACCTGAACAACAAGCTCAATGCCTCGAAGACGCTTGATCTCCTGCTTCAAATGTTTGTTTTCTCTTTCTAGACGCTCCTCCTTAGCAGACTGCACCGGCTGTGAGGCCATCGCCCTTTTAGACTTAAACTTCACCTTCTCTGGTTTGCTAAACAACTCATTACCAATTCCCAGCCTGCCATGTGGCATTCTGCCTGCTGCTTCATACATGATCTGTCCATCTAAATCCGGGTGCTCCTCTTCCCAATTTTCTCCATGGGCATTTTTCATTGCCTTATCAaaatcctccttttcaaattaaaAATTAATGGTAAACTGTTGTGTTATGCACATAGTTCTCATGATGATTATAATGAACTAAGTTGCAATATTTTACTGACCCAATGATCAGCAGTTCTTTGACTGCATATCTGCTCTTCATCAGTCCCTCGATGCAATTTGTGCGTGTGAAGCCAAGCACCAGAAATTCTAGGGTCTTTCCCGGTTTTGAGTTTCTGCATTTCAAGAGCGTGACACATCATCCAATGTAAATGAAACTTCCTTATTAAATAGTAAGCAGAAAGATGTTTGATGAAAATAGTACCAGAAATTGATGCGTGGCGACAAACATTTCTAGCACCACTGTAATGGAAGACTCTGTTCCTCTTGTTGGTTAAAGATAACCCTCTAAATTCAGTACTACTCCAGTGCTCACATAGTAGACGCCAACCAACGTCTGTACCAAAGTCAACTCTCTTTGCAGAAATTAAAGCTTCCTTAGTTGGCCAGCGATTACCATCCTCATCCTCTTCTGTTAGTTCTGTAGGCAATTGTCCCTTCTTCTTTAATATTTTGATGGCTGCCGCCTTTTCCTCATGTAGCATCTGCTTCACTTTCCTACTTAAGTTCTCCTCCAAAACACCATCTGCCTTCTCTTGCTCCGATGGGTCGCACTTGAAACGCCACTGCCATAAACCATCCCAAAATATGTTTTGTTAGTTACTAGTGCATTTGTGGAAGTGAGCATATGCACAATCATCAAAGCTTCCAACACTTCATAGATAAACCAAGTAGTTTTGTCATGGTTGTGGACAAAATAAAGAATTTTAACTACCACCCATCCACCAGTTTTAGACTGCCTATGTCTAAATATAATATGTTCACCTCTGTTTCAAAATTCTAAGTACTAGAAAAACTGATTCAAAATTCTCAAagcatttatatatatatatatgtgtgtgtgtgtgtgtgtgtgtgtgtgtctgtgtgtgtgcgcgcgcgcgcgcgtgcaTATACTTACCCAAAATtcttccactattttggaagctGCTGTTCTTACTTCTGGACCAGGGGACCACTTGTAGTCCTCCCAACACAATACcggtttctgatcattttttggACCAATTGGGGGTGGATACATCTGGCGCACTAAGGCACCTAGCACCGTTGATGGATCACGAGCGCTGTATGGGTGCCTTTCCCATGCCCTGTTATAAATAAAGATCAAATGTAGTTAGCACATGAACATTGCTCCAACAAGTAAAGCAATTGGAATATTTAATACTTACATGCCAACGGGAACTATAAGCGGTCGGTCAATTTCCTCTAGTCTGAGACCGGCTGAAGTCCTAGTTCTTGGTGTTCTAGGCTTTTTAGCCTGTGCAGTTGACTGAGTTGATCCATTGTTTCCTACGGAGGCACTAGAAGAAGACCTGTTCGACCTAGCCATTGAGACACGCCTATGATGCAAACGggtcatcctatttacatagtgACAAATACATTCTTATTAGCTACATAAAAAAATAATTGGTAGATGATTACCAAAGGCATGACAGTAGAAGAAGAAAACAACAGAAAACATTCTGTAACAACTAAACTAGAAATACTATCAACCATAATATATTGTTCAATAGTTGTGTCACTAAATCTCTatgtacactagtagaaaacagggcttaggtcacagggcagttttcacattagccccggttcagtcacgaaccgggactaatgtgagcattggtcccggttcgtgagcccagggggccggccggagcctcgtgggcattggtcccggttcgtatggaccctttggtcccggttggtggtacaaaccgggaccaatgggccacgctcctggcccaccaccctttagtcccggttcataccacaaaccgggactaaagggctggtcctagttgcggccagtgtttagtcccacctcgccaaccgaagggggctcacaccagtttataagcccgtccctctctgccttttaaagtgaaaatagatgcccttatacagggaatttgacctaaattcacagtaaatttcatagaaatttattatgaatttaggttgaattttctctataagcgcatctatttttctttttttatatttataaaataaataaaccttaataaaataaataaaactaaataaaccttaataaaataaaataaaataaactatagtaactacaataaataaaccttaataaattaagtaaaaatagcagcagtaaaataaataaaaatagcagcagtaaaataaataaaaataaaatgcgtttggaagagattgtccgttttgtacacgaagtgcatccagtttatgccgtaaccctctcaactttcttgcacatgctatgtggatgaaatgatgataccatgccaactttcaaccttttcagagttcatttgaaatgattttcaatgttagggtcttatagctcaaaataattagtaaatgcatgaaaaataacaaatgaagtcagaaaggattaaaaatgatgatgtggctttgaatggtgcattttgaacacataaaaagtcaggagttcaaataagttttaaaaaatgaaatccctttgtaacagacgagtttccggatgaaatcctgatactttgaaagagattgtccgttttgtacacgaagtgcatccagtttatgccgtaaccctctcaactttcttgcacatgctatgtggatgaaatgatgatatcatgccaactttcaaccttttcagagttcatttgaaatgcttttcaattttagggtcttatagctcaaaataattagtaaatgcatgaaaaataacaaatgaagtcagaaaggattgacaaatgatgatgtggctttgaatggtgcattttgaacacacaaaaagtcaggagttcaaataagttttaaaaaataaaatccctttgtaacagacgagtttccggatgaaatcctgatactttgaaagagattgtccgttttgtacacgaagtgcatccagtttttgccgtaactctctcaactttcttgcacatgctatgtggatgaaatgatgataccatgccaactttcaaccttttcagagttcatttgaaatgcttttcaattttagggtcttatagctcaaaataattagtaaatgcatgaaaaataacaaatgaagtcagaaaggattgacaaatgatgatgtggctttgaatggtgcattttgaacacacaaaaagtcaggagttcaaataagttttaaaaaatgaaatccctttgtaacagacgaatttccggatgaaatcctgatactttgaaagagattgtccgttttgtacacgaagtgcatccagtttttgccgtaaccctctcaactttcttgcacatgctatgtggatgaaatgatgatatcatgccaactttcaaccttttcagagttcatttgaaatgcttttcaattttagggtcttatagctcaaaataattagtaaatgcatgaaaaataacaaatgaagtcagaaaggattgacaaatgatgatgtggctttgaatggtgcattttgaacacacaaaaagtcaggagttcaaataagttttaaaaaatgaaatccctttgtaacagacgagtttccggatgaaatcctgatactttgaaagagattgtccgttttgtacacgaagtgcatccagtttttgccgtaaccctctcaactttcttgcacatgctatgtggatgaaatgatcatatcatgccaactttcaaccttttcagagttcatttgaaatgcttttcaattttagggtcttatagctcaaaataattagtaaatgcatgaaaaataacaaatgaagtcagaaaggattgacaaatgatgatgtgtctttgaatggtgcattttgaacacacaaaaagtcaggagttcaaataagtttaaaaaaaatgaaatccctttgtaacagacgagtttccggatgaaatcctgatactttgaaagagattgtccgttttgtacacgaagtgcatccagtttttgccgtaaccctctcaactttcttgcacatgctatgtggatgaaatgatgatatcatgccaactttcaaccttttcagagttcatttgaaatgcttttcaattttagggtcttatagctcaaaataattagtaaatgcatgaaaaataacaaatgaagtcagaaaggattgacaaatgatgatgtggctttgaatggtgcattttgaacacacaaaaagtcaggagtttaaataagttttaaaaaatgaaatccctttgtaacagacgagtttccggatgaaatcctgatactttgaaagagattgtccgttttgtaacatgccattggtggcacgaaccgggaccaattccaccctttggtcgccacgaaccggtactaatgaggctgtggccccacgagcacctttagtacctgttcgtggcacgaaccggtactagagtttcttactagctaagcagttttttagtcccacctcgctagctgagaggcactaggagcggtttataagccctgagtgcagagacgatgaagaagaggcgcaatgctcacgttgcttagcttcaagccttgaggaataaggtagactgcatcgagctatgtgcagtgcagtctacactattccaaaaggcttgaagcaaatcaatgcacattgcgcctcttttttatttttaatcattaaaagcaaaaatatttttcataaagattttttttgatagaaactttaatagcagaaagaattatcataaagtaaaataaataagtaattagaaacaaaataaaataaaataaataagttttttgttgtaagtagaaataaaacaaaataaatatagcaaaaaagaaaataaaaaactaaatacagcaaaaagaattttcagaaagaactaatggcactaatagaaagtttatatgttttctaaaactaatggcaccaacagacagtttataattttgctgacctaaaagcaaaaagaattaaaaaataaagcaaaaaacaaaagaaaataaataatgcaaaaaatttaaaaactgccacctattgggccaccacggcctgaatacgactagaaacccaacctgggccaggattcaggcccgcagaaagcccaataggccaacagacagcacagtgtgacattaggcccgcaagcctgcatttgagaggagctcgagagggcagccgcagtggagcttataaaccactccgagcccctctcaactagcgaggtgggactaaacttttggccgcgggcagcgcaaggcctttggtcccggttggtggcaccaaccgggaccaatgccccacctttagtcccggttggtgccaccaaccgggaccaaagccctctgcttcccgccctttgcgctggtgaaaagaggcctttggtcccggttggtggcaccaaccgggaccaaagggtgggtattggttccggttggagccaccaaccgggactaaagcctttgctatataagtaacactttggaaatttgctgatttccatcgccagtgtccccccgcccgacgacgccgcgagctcgatctacgccgccaggctgccccgtcgtcgtcgcccgtgcccccgagcccacgccatcgcccgtcgccgtcgtcctccgccccccgccgccgtcgccgtcggcatccgccgcgcgcccccgagccgtcgccccgtacgtcaccgtcgccgcccttccgcccccggcccgccgcggtcgccgtcgccctccgccacccacgccatcgccctccgccaccctgtgagcgccgccccgatcccctcctcctcctccctgtaatgGATGTGTAGTTAGATTTGTAATTAGATTGTTGTAATTAGATTTGTATGTgtagtattaatttggatgtaattagatttgtatgtgtagtattaatttggatgtgtagttagatttagttgttgtaattagatttgtatgtgtagtattaatttggatgtgtagttagatttgtaatttagttgtattaatttggatgtgtagttaattagataatttagttgttgtaatttagatgtattaatttagatgtgtagtttagatttttttggtgatattattattgaatatgcaaatgtttgtatgttcatatgcaaagaatatatcaattttttcatagaatttttatgattttttctgttgtaattttgttcatagaatttttatgtttttttgttcatagaaattgtgtatgatcaaagtcatttatgtatgttcatatttagaagaaaaagaaggagagaaaaaaggaaaataagaaggagaagaagaagagaagaagaggagaagaggagaggaagtagaggagaaataaataagaagatgaaaaagaagaaaaaaaagagttgaagaagaagaaatagaggagaagaagaagaaatagaataatatattattctattttttcttcttctcctctatcccttcttcttctcctctttttttcttttttttttcttcgatctcctcctctattcctttcttcttctcctctttttttgcgtcttcttcctcttcttattttttatcgggtatgtcgttgtcgatatatgtaccccccctccccgataacttttagtaagtactacctagaaagtgtttaatagaattagttagaaaaataatagaactagttaaactagctagtttatttttattaagtactactttattctatttatagtaaggaaattaatagaactagtttgtttttttagttaaagcaattattcccgcatcgacgtcgacgatgcctatcccgcatcctcgtcgtcgactcggcggaggaggccggcttgatcagaggggccatgtccgggactgggctccgccgggctggttttgggaggtgctaccttccggtgggcgtaggttggtgaggaaccagcccgtcgttgacccgatccttgtttggtggcgctcgcgtgggccagtgacggtgccgaggcttccagACACCGCGGAGGAGGTACGTCACcatgtcagcgaggaggaccagcacgtccgtcgctacatggttgcgttggagggcaggttcgacagtacctggcaggttcttcagggatctcactggagctatgatcctgtgatggttccgtccctttgggtgtccaccgcccgcgccgatgtccgtcgggcgctactgttctagctgtactagcgatgctatatgtatgatagtattcgaggtgtattagtgataatattcggcgatatacggacgcatggagatgatgtagttttgcttataattgaatgcatcctaatttgaatactactttattttgtgatttgattttgcttattgaatgctcaaagtggaaaactactccgatcctactttgaatgctaaaattggagagcactatgattagttgtagcttatagggtttttgttttcgcagaaatctaggagccccccccccccccggcccctccatcatccccgccccctccgacatcgaggtgagaccagccaaatcctcttttataaagataattaaacgatatttcgggttgactgtaagtctgtcgagtctccaccatatatgagaggacgaagaatcccgactgttgtcgtgggggtagcttctccttcgttcccgtgtgctagacaatttggtgtaatgcactcgagaacgaaaggaggagctaccatcaccgacggtcgcaaatgtcagagaggaatcagtgagggagagttccaccatatatatatgagaggacgaagaatcccgactgttgtcgtgggggtcgcttctcctttgttcccgtgtgctagctagacattttggtgtaatgcacacggggacaaagggaggagcgaccatcaccaatggtcgaatgtatacaccatgtgagctgagagttttcaagaaaagactcgacaaaccgatagtcaacccgtgatgaataataatgatctaacttaggttttttagtacatatatttaattgtagatgtttaatat
This sequence is a window from Aegilops tauschii subsp. strangulata cultivar AL8/78 chromosome 7, Aet v6.0, whole genome shotgun sequence. Protein-coding genes within it:
- the LOC141027516 gene encoding uncharacterized protein; the protein is MKNAHGENWEEEHPDLDGQIMYEAAGRMPHGRLGIGNELFSKPEKVKFKSKRAMASQPVQSAKEERLERENKHLKQEIKRLRGIELVVQSLAEKGGVDFDGIMQSAADDLSPSYSEGGFQRGRGDVPQHQTEKGMGSRTGGSTSQGNDDEDDYYGNGGYDNYGEGDLYGDEHYDHYGHGEYDDYGDEDDYGYGGGDGDDDDWL